A region of Flavobacterium indicum GPTSA100-9 = DSM 17447 DNA encodes the following proteins:
- a CDS encoding vWA domain-containing protein, producing MSSSFMHPEFLWLLLLIPVVIYWYVKTQKYQFPTLKMSQVLTTVEFVSWKVRLRPYLFVFRILALICMIVALARPRSTEKSNFTSFKNGIDIVIATDVSGSMMATDLTPNRLEAVKKVAADFIKNRPNDRIGLVVYAGESYTRTPVTSDKLMVLQSLAEVQYNGYVLQDGTAIGIGLATAINRLKESQAKSKVIILLTDGVNNVGSLDPISAAEIAKEYGIKVYTIGVGTSGVANFPVAKDAAGNLVFQPQKVEIDESLMKQIATITKGKYFRANSNEKLELIYKEIDQLEKSIIKEEKHVQFDENFRPWLLFALICLVLEFVLNRTLFKSFI from the coding sequence ATGAGTAGTTCATTTATGCATCCCGAATTTCTTTGGTTACTATTGTTAATTCCAGTAGTGATTTATTGGTATGTGAAAACTCAAAAATATCAATTTCCAACATTAAAAATGAGTCAGGTTCTTACAACTGTTGAGTTTGTTTCTTGGAAAGTGCGTTTGAGACCGTATTTATTTGTTTTTAGAATTTTGGCCTTGATTTGTATGATTGTTGCTTTAGCTCGACCAAGAAGTACCGAAAAATCAAATTTTACTAGTTTTAAAAACGGAATCGATATTGTAATCGCAACGGATGTTTCGGGTTCAATGATGGCTACTGATTTAACACCCAATCGTTTAGAAGCCGTAAAAAAAGTTGCAGCAGATTTTATAAAAAATCGACCAAATGATAGAATTGGTTTAGTCGTATATGCTGGTGAAAGTTATACGAGAACACCAGTTACTTCAGATAAGTTAATGGTATTGCAATCTTTGGCAGAAGTTCAGTATAACGGATATGTGTTACAAGACGGAACAGCAATTGGAATCGGATTAGCTACTGCAATTAATCGTTTAAAAGAAAGTCAAGCTAAATCAAAAGTAATCATACTTTTAACAGATGGTGTAAATAATGTAGGGAGTTTGGATCCTATTTCAGCCGCAGAAATTGCCAAAGAATACGGAATAAAAGTATATACTATTGGTGTAGGAACTAGTGGTGTTGCCAATTTTCCTGTTGCCAAAGATGCCGCTGGTAATTTAGTTTTTCAACCTCAAAAGGTAGAAATTGATGAATCTTTGATGAAACAAATAGCAACCATAACTAAGGGTAAGTATTTTAGGGCTAACAGTAATGAAAAATTAGAATTAATATATAAAGAAATTGACCAATTAGAAAAATCCATTATAAAGGAAGAAAAACACGTTCAGTTTGATGAAAACTTCAGACCTTGGCTGTTGTTTGCTTTAATTTGTTTAGTGCTTGAATTTGTGCTGAACCGAACACTGTTTAAAAGTTTTATATAA
- a CDS encoding VWA domain-containing protein — MFDIEKPIYFLLLALLPLGVVLQHFYVRWQQQAQQQFGSEKALHKITANRNSKRKKQKFVIYILALLFVILALVNPKFGTETDTVKAQGVELVFALDVSKSMLCNDVKPNRLEKAKQIIVQTISKLGTDRIGMIAYAGSAHPVLPMTTDYALAKMYLQTINTDLISSQGTAIQSAVETAVDFFDNPNSGKAVILLSDGEDHESGSEIAAYAKEKGVKIIAIGMGTEPGGNITFIDEYGEPQLKVDREGKVVITKLNPKILEAIAADSDGKYIVGNQTAQVVEQIKAALEEVKKSEFKAQQLAQQKSQFQWFLLMAMLLIVLDTFWLENENYSFKKLISKKA, encoded by the coding sequence ATGTTTGATATTGAAAAACCAATCTATTTTTTATTGTTAGCACTATTGCCGTTAGGTGTGGTGCTTCAGCATTTCTATGTCCGTTGGCAACAACAAGCACAACAACAATTTGGTTCAGAAAAGGCATTACATAAAATTACAGCAAATCGAAATAGTAAACGAAAAAAACAAAAGTTTGTAATTTATATATTAGCCTTGTTGTTTGTCATATTAGCCTTAGTAAATCCAAAATTTGGAACGGAAACGGATACGGTTAAAGCTCAAGGTGTAGAGTTGGTTTTTGCATTAGACGTTTCAAAAAGTATGTTGTGTAATGACGTAAAGCCAAACCGACTAGAAAAAGCGAAACAAATTATTGTTCAAACTATTTCTAAATTAGGTACCGATAGAATTGGAATGATTGCCTATGCTGGAAGCGCCCACCCGGTTTTACCCATGACAACGGATTATGCTTTGGCAAAAATGTACTTGCAAACAATTAATACCGATTTAATTTCTTCGCAAGGAACTGCTATTCAAAGTGCTGTAGAAACTGCAGTTGATTTTTTTGACAATCCAAATTCAGGTAAAGCAGTGATTTTATTGTCTGACGGAGAAGATCACGAAAGTGGTAGTGAAATTGCAGCTTATGCTAAAGAAAAAGGAGTGAAAATAATTGCAATTGGAATGGGAACTGAACCAGGCGGAAACATTACTTTTATTGATGAATATGGAGAGCCACAGCTAAAAGTAGATAGAGAAGGTAAAGTAGTAATCACTAAATTGAACCCAAAGATATTAGAAGCTATTGCTGCCGATTCAGATGGTAAATATATTGTTGGGAACCAAACGGCCCAAGTTGTTGAACAGATAAAAGCTGCTTTGGAAGAAGTTAAAAAATCAGAATTTAAAGCACAACAATTAGCACAACAAAAATCTCAATTTCAATGGTTTTTATTGATGGCGATGTTATTAATTGTTTTGGATACTTTTTGGTTGGAAAACGAGAACTATTCTTTTAAAAAATTAATTTCAAAAAAAGCATGA
- a CDS encoding BatD family protein, with the protein MHKKEEQKQLKQKKIGKMMKFRFLVLFLVLSCGSIAQTRLEVRMPKTTLKVGEAIRLDFVFNAVGDDFIPPKIVGFQVNGPMMSQSENVINGAYSGSQQFSYVIQATRPGKFTIPSAMVEFRGKIFKSQPVVVNVLNQSVKGEGSSTVESPSNKSIVGKNAPVFIEAEVSKNTAYLNEPIEVSYRVYLNPKYKIEKENKINFPKYNNFWSQTEDLRNNNWEQINLNGRIFYTKLFRRTVLYPQKTGNLIIDPLSLDFNIAYPTGELDFFNDPEYETARRVIATPVKAITVKPLPEKGKPENFTGAVGTFEFEVIVDKFDSRTGEAIQMDFVVSGTGNLKLFEIPKPKLPSDFEVFEPIHKEEIQESIRGMSGKISDSYTIIPQNKGDFLVKPQQFSYFDIQTKSYKTISSDEINLTIAQGDKYISQLQKNNTKLPKTILPIFTEASFVALHSNSFFGTKLFYSLVGIPILAALVLFLRKKKTTDYSSKNTQKTTSKSVKKAIFSVQKLEDNLHHKDLFYNALEENLKAYLCEKFSINSVSFSKEVVVNTLKEAQLSDEIIQSVMDLLQSCEMAKYAPVSNINREQDLEKVKHCIQQIENT; encoded by the coding sequence ATGCACAAAAAGGAAGAACAAAAACAATTGAAACAGAAAAAGATTGGTAAGATGATGAAGTTTAGATTTTTAGTTTTATTTTTAGTTCTGTCGTGCGGTAGTATAGCACAAACACGACTCGAAGTTCGTATGCCTAAAACTACCTTAAAAGTAGGTGAAGCAATACGGTTAGATTTTGTATTTAATGCTGTTGGAGATGATTTTATACCTCCAAAAATAGTAGGTTTTCAAGTAAATGGCCCCATGATGAGTCAGAGTGAAAATGTAATTAATGGTGCGTATTCTGGAAGCCAACAGTTTTCTTATGTTATTCAAGCCACAAGACCTGGAAAATTCACAATTCCTTCTGCAATGGTTGAGTTCAGAGGTAAAATTTTTAAATCACAACCTGTCGTTGTTAATGTATTAAATCAGTCGGTGAAAGGAGAAGGGAGTTCTACTGTTGAATCCCCATCCAACAAATCAATAGTTGGTAAAAATGCGCCAGTTTTTATAGAAGCAGAAGTGTCTAAAAATACGGCTTATCTTAACGAACCTATTGAAGTAAGTTACCGAGTTTATTTGAATCCGAAATATAAAATTGAAAAAGAAAATAAAATTAATTTTCCTAAATACAATAATTTTTGGAGTCAAACTGAGGATTTACGAAATAATAACTGGGAACAAATCAATTTAAACGGACGTATATTCTACACTAAATTGTTTAGAAGAACTGTTTTATATCCGCAAAAAACAGGAAATTTAATTATTGATCCATTAAGTTTAGATTTTAATATCGCTTATCCAACAGGTGAGTTAGATTTTTTTAATGATCCTGAATACGAAACAGCTCGAAGAGTAATTGCAACACCTGTAAAAGCAATTACTGTTAAACCGTTACCTGAAAAAGGCAAACCCGAAAATTTTACGGGTGCTGTTGGTACCTTTGAATTTGAGGTAATTGTTGATAAATTTGATAGTAGAACAGGTGAAGCCATTCAGATGGATTTCGTAGTTTCTGGAACAGGAAATTTAAAATTATTTGAGATTCCAAAACCTAAATTGCCTTCAGATTTTGAAGTTTTTGAACCAATTCATAAAGAAGAAATCCAGGAAAGTATAAGAGGAATGTCGGGGAAAATTTCGGATTCATATACGATTATTCCTCAAAATAAAGGCGATTTCTTAGTGAAACCGCAGCAATTCAGTTATTTTGATATTCAAACAAAATCGTATAAAACAATTTCTTCTGACGAAATAAACTTAACTATTGCACAAGGCGATAAGTATATTTCTCAATTACAAAAAAACAATACAAAATTACCTAAAACAATTCTGCCAATTTTTACCGAAGCTTCATTCGTTGCTTTGCATTCAAATTCCTTTTTTGGAACAAAATTGTTTTATAGTTTGGTAGGTATTCCAATATTAGCTGCATTGGTTTTGTTTTTAAGAAAGAAGAAAACAACGGATTATTCTTCAAAAAACACACAAAAGACAACTTCAAAATCAGTTAAAAAAGCAATCTTTTCAGTGCAAAAATTAGAAGATAATTTACATCATAAAGATTTGTTTTATAACGCGTTAGAGGAAAATTTAAAAGCCTATCTTTGCGAAAAATTTTCTATTAATTCAGTTTCTTTTTCTAAAGAAGTAGTTGTAAATACTTTGAAAGAGGCTCAACTATCAGATGAAATTATTCAAAGTGTTATGGATTTATTGCAATCTTGTGAAATGGCAAAATACGCACCGGTTTCAAACATAAATAGGGAACAAGATTTAGAAAAAGTGAAACATTGTATTCAACAAATTGAAAATACTTAA
- the recO gene encoding DNA repair protein RecO has protein sequence MLVKTKAIVLSAIKYQEKSLIVKCYTQNHGIKSYFVPSAFSSKKSNQRIGYFQPLTLLEIEATHKNKGTLEHFKEIKLAHAYQTIPLDIVKSTIVIFLSEILHHSILEEEKNESLFEFIETALLWLDTHDAIANFHLIVLLQITKFLGFYPQSSQNEFPFFEMIEGVFVPFQGVSCLTAHETLLIKKLIDLRFDSNAKLFTGVERQLILKIILDYYAIHLDGFRKPKSLEILKEVFS, from the coding sequence ATGTTAGTCAAAACCAAGGCCATTGTTCTTAGTGCAATTAAATATCAAGAAAAAAGCTTAATTGTAAAATGTTATACTCAAAATCACGGCATAAAGTCTTATTTTGTGCCTAGTGCTTTTTCTTCAAAGAAGTCGAACCAACGAATTGGTTACTTTCAACCTTTAACGCTGCTAGAAATTGAAGCAACACATAAAAACAAAGGTACATTAGAGCATTTTAAAGAAATTAAATTAGCACATGCTTATCAAACGATTCCATTAGATATTGTAAAAAGTACGATTGTTATTTTTCTATCCGAAATTTTACATCATAGTATTTTAGAAGAAGAAAAAAATGAATCCCTTTTCGAGTTTATTGAAACGGCATTACTTTGGTTAGATACCCATGACGCTATTGCTAATTTTCATTTAATTGTGTTGCTTCAAATTACCAAGTTTTTAGGGTTTTATCCTCAATCCTCACAAAATGAATTTCCATTTTTTGAAATGATAGAAGGTGTCTTTGTGCCTTTTCAAGGGGTAAGTTGTTTAACAGCTCATGAAACACTTTTGATTAAAAAACTTATTGATTTGCGTTTTGATTCTAATGCAAAGCTTTTCACGGGTGTGGAACGCCAATTGATTTTGAAAATTATTTTGGATTATTACGCCATTCATTTAGACGGATTTAGAAAACCGAAATCACTCGAAATTTTAAAAGAAGTTTTTAGTTAA
- a CDS encoding DUF58 domain-containing protein, translated as METKDLLKKVKKIEIKTRKLSNHLFSGQYHSSFKGRGMTFSEVRQYQYGDDVRAIDWNVTAKNNETYVKVFEEERELTMLLMVDVSASQSFGSSEQDKREIVAEIAATLAFSATQNNDKIGLLLFSDQIELYIPPKKGKSHVLRIIRELVEFEPKSNKTNITIALEYVAQIMKKKAIVFLISDFMTSNYEKALQIAAKKHDVTGIRIYDEREQSIPNLGLIPVLDAESGKYSWFDTSDEKVRNSYKKHYQQNENYCFSVFSKCGAGIVNSNTKESYVLKLLTYFKSRA; from the coding sequence ATGGAAACCAAAGACCTACTTAAAAAAGTTAAGAAGATAGAAATTAAAACCCGAAAACTGAGCAATCATCTTTTCTCGGGACAATACCATTCTTCTTTCAAAGGTCGTGGTATGACATTTTCAGAAGTGAGGCAATACCAATATGGAGATGATGTTCGTGCCATTGATTGGAACGTTACAGCAAAAAATAATGAAACGTACGTAAAGGTTTTTGAAGAAGAACGCGAATTAACAATGCTTTTAATGGTTGATGTTTCAGCTTCACAAAGTTTTGGTTCATCGGAACAAGATAAAAGAGAAATAGTGGCGGAAATTGCAGCGACTTTGGCGTTTTCGGCTACTCAAAATAACGATAAAATAGGTTTGTTACTCTTTTCTGATCAAATAGAGTTGTACATTCCACCCAAAAAAGGAAAATCACATGTATTACGAATCATTCGTGAGTTAGTAGAATTTGAACCTAAAAGCAACAAAACCAATATAACTATTGCATTAGAATATGTAGCTCAAATTATGAAAAAGAAAGCCATTGTGTTTTTAATTTCAGATTTTATGACTTCAAATTACGAAAAAGCATTACAAATTGCAGCGAAAAAACATGATGTAACCGGAATTCGTATTTATGATGAAAGAGAGCAATCTATACCCAATTTAGGTTTAATTCCTGTATTAGATGCAGAGTCAGGGAAGTATTCTTGGTTTGATACCTCTGATGAAAAAGTACGTAATTCCTATAAAAAACACTATCAACAAAATGAAAATTATTGTTTTTCTGTGTTTTCTAAATGTGGCGCGGGTATTGTAAACAGCAATACAAAAGAAAGTTATGTGTTAAAATTATTAACGTATTTTAAATCGAGAGCATAA
- a CDS encoding tetratricopeptide repeat protein: MKFLVYIVFLFQMISVFSQQKEKANKTTLEETNKEEKLRAIKSKSKEAKDKATYNLGNTIYKSKKYNEAKDKYLSSIEAAKTKTEKHKAYHNLGNVYMQEKNYTKAIEAYKNALKKNSKDEQTRYNLALAKEMLKKNPPKNTSNKDKKNKNKDQQNKDNKDQNKNNKENNKNKENDKNKEKNNKDKKNQEKNKQQSNKKEDQKQQNKKPKGANKQRIDNILNAINKDEKRVQQKVNAQKGRTKTIETEKDW; encoded by the coding sequence ATGAAGTTTTTAGTTTACATAGTGTTTTTGTTTCAAATGATAAGTGTTTTTTCGCAACAAAAAGAAAAAGCAAATAAGACAACTTTGGAAGAAACAAATAAAGAAGAAAAACTTCGAGCGATTAAATCTAAATCTAAAGAAGCAAAAGATAAAGCTACCTACAATTTAGGGAATACAATTTATAAATCTAAAAAATACAACGAAGCTAAAGATAAATATTTATCAAGTATTGAAGCTGCAAAAACGAAAACCGAAAAACACAAGGCTTATCATAATTTAGGAAATGTATACATGCAAGAGAAAAATTATACTAAAGCCATTGAGGCCTATAAAAATGCTTTAAAAAAAAATTCTAAAGACGAACAAACACGATATAATTTGGCTTTAGCTAAGGAAATGTTGAAAAAAAATCCCCCAAAAAACACTAGTAATAAAGACAAAAAGAATAAAAATAAAGACCAACAGAATAAAGATAATAAAGACCAAAATAAAAACAATAAAGAAAACAATAAGAACAAAGAAAACGATAAGAACAAAGAAAAGAATAATAAAGACAAGAAAAATCAAGAAAAAAACAAACAACAATCCAATAAAAAAGAAGATCAAAAACAACAAAATAAAAAGCCTAAAGGAGCAAATAAACAACGTATTGATAATATTTTGAATGCTATCAATAAAGATGAAAAAAGAGTTCAACAAAAAGTTAATGCACAAAAAGGAAGAACAAAAACAATTGAAACAGAAAAAGATTGGTAA
- a CDS encoding tetratricopeptide repeat protein, translated as MKKLLFFLLLVFGFQATFADAVQAEVYFKEANLLYQKGEYQQAADLYQQIEGLNVEAAEVYYNLGNCFFKMGQLPQAIYNYEKANARAPFDEKIQTNLAVAYANTTDKIEYKPSNDWLAFVKAKMVSYEIFLNGFTIVLAFILLTFIILYKYKNNQGYIKPIVVTLVLFVGFFVLSFIQKQVKNPEVGVVFSSETLMLTKDKKQTIRKIHEGTKVYIEQTSGNYFLVHLSDFSKGLVKKEAIKKVD; from the coding sequence ATGAAAAAGCTGTTATTTTTTTTACTCCTTGTTTTCGGTTTTCAAGCAACTTTTGCGGATGCAGTTCAGGCTGAGGTATATTTTAAAGAAGCAAATTTATTATATCAAAAAGGAGAATACCAACAAGCAGCCGATTTGTATCAACAAATAGAGGGACTAAATGTAGAAGCAGCCGAAGTGTATTATAATTTAGGGAATTGTTTTTTTAAAATGGGACAATTGCCACAAGCAATATACAATTATGAAAAAGCAAATGCAAGAGCGCCATTTGACGAAAAAATTCAAACCAATTTAGCTGTTGCTTATGCAAATACCACAGATAAAATCGAGTATAAACCGTCAAACGATTGGTTGGCCTTTGTTAAAGCAAAAATGGTTTCTTACGAAATTTTTTTAAATGGTTTTACCATTGTTTTAGCGTTTATTTTGTTAACATTTATTATTCTCTATAAATACAAAAACAATCAGGGATATATAAAACCAATAGTAGTTACTTTAGTACTTTTTGTTGGTTTCTTTGTTTTAAGTTTTATCCAAAAACAGGTAAAAAATCCAGAAGTTGGTGTTGTGTTTTCTTCCGAAACTTTAATGCTTACTAAAGATAAGAAACAAACCATTAGAAAAATTCACGAAGGAACAAAAGTATATATAGAACAAACTAGTGGTAACTATTTTTTAGTACATCTTTCTGATTTTTCAAAAGGTTTAGTGAAAAAAGAAGCAATAAAAAAAGTGGATTAA
- the porZ gene encoding type IX secretion system anionic LPS delivery protein PorZ: MRKISLLLTVCLPMLVLAQQNPWKGYFSYKEITDVISGNNKVVAATKNSLFSKELVSGGLATFTSINDVKPEVVTAVFNSSTNHTFIGNENGLIIIIKPDGSVINKPDIILEVPVPPNNKKINDFYEYNGKVYVSAQYGITVYNLNNLEVDETYYIGNSGESLDVLQTTVFNNEIYAVTRTQGIKKAVLSNPFIYDYSQWSVFNSGNWLGLVTFNNQLVGANLNMNLYKFIGSTAQQFSTFGSTGKKLKSASNYLVFQANYQVHVYDQNLSLQSITYSIPNVSDFFTGAAVVNDKLYIGTSKNGLYESNIVPNNNFVNVSPNGPIEDYSFKIKKTSDELWITHGGYDRTYAPDYKYEGISTYKSSLGWSFINKANFTDVVSLGTVLENTFNKKEKYVCSNHKGLLKITDNTVFTLLDHTNTGANGLESLYYAPDPNYKSTRPNGLVQDNSGNIWMTNAYVNKALKVLRSNGSWQSYDLSSSIQNATNERYGNMEVDKNGTKWIASFLNGVIAFNERYNNRTIVINSEKGLPDNDVRCVAVDKKGQLWIGTYKGLRILSNVDRFLSENELTATNIVIQEGDLAQELFYQQFIQDIYVDGSNNKWVSIADAGVFHVSSNGQRTLHRFTKENSPLPSNNVLDIEIDEVTGEVFFATDKGTVSFLGSSTKGSENLENAYVYPNPVRPEYSGTVKIAGLMDKVNLKITDIEGNLVFETTSQGGTVEWDTTAFGKYKVASGVYMIFISSDDAAETTVKKIMIIR, encoded by the coding sequence ATGAGAAAAATTTCTTTATTATTAACAGTTTGTCTTCCTATGCTTGTACTTGCACAGCAGAACCCATGGAAAGGCTATTTTTCATATAAAGAAATAACGGATGTTATCTCAGGAAACAATAAAGTGGTTGCTGCTACAAAAAACTCTTTGTTTTCAAAAGAGTTAGTGAGCGGTGGCTTGGCAACGTTTACTTCAATAAATGATGTAAAACCAGAAGTGGTGACTGCTGTATTTAACAGTTCTACCAATCATACTTTTATCGGAAATGAAAATGGGTTAATTATTATTATTAAACCAGATGGGAGTGTAATAAATAAACCCGATATTATCCTTGAAGTTCCAGTTCCACCTAATAATAAAAAGATTAATGATTTTTACGAGTATAACGGTAAAGTATATGTTTCTGCTCAATACGGAATAACAGTTTATAATTTGAATAATCTGGAAGTTGACGAAACGTATTACATAGGAAATTCGGGTGAAAGTTTAGATGTGTTACAAACCACGGTTTTTAATAATGAAATTTATGCGGTTACAAGAACGCAAGGAATTAAAAAAGCAGTACTAAGCAATCCGTTTATATATGATTATTCGCAATGGTCTGTTTTTAATAGTGGAAATTGGCTTGGCTTGGTTACCTTTAATAATCAGTTGGTTGGAGCAAATTTAAACATGAATTTATATAAATTTATTGGCTCAACCGCACAACAATTTAGCACTTTTGGTTCTACAGGGAAAAAGTTAAAAAGCGCCTCTAATTATTTAGTTTTTCAAGCTAATTATCAAGTTCATGTTTATGATCAAAATCTAAGTTTGCAATCTATAACTTATAGTATTCCAAATGTATCAGATTTTTTTACTGGGGCAGCTGTGGTGAATGATAAATTGTATATTGGAACAAGTAAAAATGGATTGTACGAATCTAATATTGTTCCAAATAATAATTTTGTAAATGTTTCTCCCAATGGTCCTATTGAAGATTATTCTTTTAAAATTAAAAAAACGTCTGATGAATTATGGATTACGCATGGAGGGTACGATAGAACGTATGCTCCAGATTATAAATACGAAGGAATTAGTACTTATAAAAGTTCATTAGGCTGGAGTTTCATAAACAAAGCTAACTTTACAGATGTTGTTTCTTTAGGAACTGTTTTAGAAAATACGTTCAATAAAAAAGAGAAATATGTATGTTCTAATCATAAAGGGTTATTAAAAATTACAGATAATACAGTTTTTACACTTTTAGATCATACCAATACAGGAGCAAATGGTTTAGAAAGTTTATATTATGCTCCAGATCCAAATTATAAATCAACCAGACCTAATGGTCTTGTGCAAGATAATTCTGGAAATATTTGGATGACAAATGCCTATGTTAATAAAGCATTGAAAGTCTTACGAAGTAATGGTTCTTGGCAATCGTATGATTTAAGTTCTTCTATTCAAAATGCTACAAATGAGCGTTATGGTAATATGGAGGTTGATAAAAACGGCACAAAATGGATTGCTTCTTTTCTCAATGGTGTTATTGCGTTTAATGAAAGATACAATAACAGAACTATAGTTATTAATTCAGAAAAAGGATTGCCCGATAACGATGTGCGTTGTGTGGCCGTTGATAAAAAAGGGCAATTATGGATTGGGACCTATAAAGGATTAAGAATACTGAGTAATGTTGATCGTTTTTTGTCTGAAAATGAATTAACAGCTACCAATATTGTCATCCAAGAAGGCGACTTAGCTCAGGAATTATTCTACCAACAGTTTATTCAAGATATTTATGTAGATGGTTCAAATAACAAATGGGTTTCTATTGCAGATGCAGGTGTTTTTCATGTAAGTAGTAACGGGCAAAGAACATTACATCGTTTTACCAAAGAAAATTCGCCCTTGCCAAGCAACAATGTGCTGGATATTGAAATTGATGAGGTAACTGGAGAAGTGTTTTTTGCTACCGACAAAGGCACAGTTTCGTTTTTAGGTTCTTCAACAAAAGGAAGTGAAAATCTAGAAAATGCGTATGTGTATCCTAATCCCGTGCGACCAGAATACTCAGGTACAGTAAAAATTGCCGGTTTAATGGATAAAGTGAATTTAAAAATTACCGATATTGAAGGCAATTTGGTGTTTGAAACCACTTCTCAAGGAGGAACAGTGGAATGGGACACTACTGCTTTTGGGAAATATAAAGTAGCTTCGGGAGTTTATATGATTTTTATTTCATCGGATGATGCAGCAGAAACTACGGTAAAAAAAATAATGATTATTCGTTAA